The Rhizoctonia solani chromosome 1, complete sequence sequence TCAACGGACGACACATGATAGCGAATGGAACCTTTGCCAAACTGGTGAGTATGGCCCATGAATACATGTTGTTATGCTAGAACAGTAGTTTCACATCTCCTTGGTTTCAAAGCTTCCCGGACTGATCCAACTGAGGCACATAATGATATTCAAGAAGCTCTTGCAGAGTTGGAATCTCGTGTGGATACCTTTCATTTTCCAGACTCCTTGGACTTTCAACAAGCTCCAGCGAATGGGCAAGTGCCCCAGCTTGCAGACACCAAGAGAAACACGGCCGTAAATGAACATTACAAGAAGCTGGAAGAGCTATCAAACAGGCTCCAAAGGATCAAGACGAAGGGCGACGAGGCAGTAAGGAGTTCAAAGGCGGACGCAATAGCACAAGTTCAGGAGGAGCTCGAAGAGTTAGAGCGTCGGAAGATGGCTGTCTGGCATAACGTGAGTTTGTTAATGGGTCGATAAGGCCACTGGAGGCCCAATTAGTGACTTCATTGTTAGATACAAGCAAATAACCGACCTAGCAAACATTTTTGGACTATCTGGTAGCTGAAGAAATTTAGACTTCGATAGGTCAATTTGTTTAAATGTGTCATTTCATAATATCTCCCAAGCTATTGGGTTTAGCTTCGGGGGTACGCAGTAACCACGGGCTCCTTCGTTTCCTCTCTAACTTAGTTACATGACGTTGTCTAATGATCTAATGGTACTATATCTCCCAATAATATATTGTTGATAAGCCCAAATCGCAGTATTCTACTACTACAGGTCCCAGTCTTCTAGTGCGAAATCAAGCATCCCAAAGGCGCCAGCTGAGGGTCCTCCTTCTCCCGTAATCAATTCTACTCTCTTTCGAAGAGTACGGATGAGAGTGTCTAGTGTTTTGGACAGGCGCTCCACTCGTGCGCCTGGTTCTTCATCTTCAGGCCCTAAAAAGGTTGGATCCAGAATTGTTGTCCGCTCAGTAATGCCCTCTCGAACGCTTTCATCCTCCGAATCGTATTCCGTCTCGTCCAGCTCTGTCGAAGTGGTAGAAACGTTATCCGATTCGGAAGGCGGAACGAAAGAAACAAGGTTCTGACGACGGGAGCGATCTCGTTTGCTGTGACGCCCTTTCACCATGATGGGCCGTGAAATATCCAGAGTATTATCCGCAACAACTGAAGTAAACAGATCCCCAAAATGGACACACATATCGAGTATAGAAAGAACAGTCTTATGGATTGCAGCATCCTTGCTGTGAAGGAAACACTGCTCTTGGACGGTTTCGATACTATGAAGATAAGATCAGATTTTTATCATATTAAATGATGCCCCACATACTGGTCCTTATGCTTAACAATCATCTCGTCCAATGAGTTTGCATCAGCCAGCTCTCTATGGAATCGAAGCACTTGGCTATGAATAACCTATGAAATATGGTTAGAACTAAGTGCTACATATGCGTTTCAACTACTAACGTTCGTCAGGATATAGTTCATGTATGTGCTAGGAGATATTGTGTTACAAGCTTGTCATGAGTTTTCCAAAGATTCAGCTTACTTGACAAACCAGGTCAACTGTCCCCTTAAGACATAGATCACCTTGAGCTCCGGACGACTCGTGCCGTGATCGCGAACAAGGATATGATCCAGAACCATCTTTGCCCTCCGTAACTGTAAAACAAGGACAAATACTTGGGAGTATAGGTGTAGCGCGCTGGTGCCAAACACGTAGGGCAAGGGGAAAGGGAACTAACAGGAGTTAGAGATCATTTTATTCTAGCCGAATATAGCCTACCTCATATTCGACTTCTAATCCATGAACAGCGCGTATGGACCGTGCTGAAGACCTTGTTTTAGTCCCTCTGTATACAAGACGCACCCGACCTGGGTCAATCCATGAGGTCGAGGTTGCCGATATAACATCTCTAAATAAAGAGTTAAGTAGATGATAGTCACTCCACGGCTTCTGCGCATCGATCTGTCGAGTAATAAGTATTGGGTCTGAGATATGGAGATATTTCAAACCTTGGCAAATAAATTGTCGCAGAAATGTGTCATTATATCTCCCCGGCGCATGAAACAAAGGTCCTCCATCGCATACAGGTGACGCCATAATTCGCAGTCCTCGATGAGCACCCTATTAAGGCGGAATGCGGCAATCTGACATCTGGGCGCTACTCGGTCGGCCAATATATGAGGAAGGTCATTCAGGAGGACCTCAGCAGCAAGATTGAAGGCCAAGGGGTATTTGTCGCTCACAGAAATTGTGTCTGTTGGCGATGATGAGCGAATCGAAAAGGACGACTCGGGTAAGATAGTATCGTCCAAGTTATAGCGACCCAAATCTTCTAACGAGCCGGTTTCAAACGAAACATCTCTGAGGGTAACTCCACCAGAGGACTTTAGAGTATCAGCGAACGAAGGCCAATCATCGTCGTTATCCTCATCCCGGTCTTGGTCATGGTCATGGTCTTCATCTTCGCTGTCGTAGTCGCCATCAATTGCCCCCCATACGCCAATCCCGCGTAGTAAGCCAACAGCTTTTCCTGAGGCTAAAATACGGGCTGCAACTGGTATCAGGCAACTTGGTACGAGAGTTCGCGCTTGTTTCTGGACACTCCCGCCCATCCCGGGATAGAAAACTCCTTGAGCTTTCCTGGCTAGGATATGTGACATTTGTGCATCCAGAGCTCCCTCGTCATCGCTTTCATCTTCCGCTGTAGTTGTTCGCAGAACGTATCCAGTCGTCCAAAAGTCTGGAGATGCGACATCAACAGTCTCCCGCCTCTTAATGAAGAACTCCTTGTCGTGGGACAAATCATCTGCTCGTACCGCCTGCTCAACAGAACCAAGGCCAATATCCAGCGCACTCCCGCCTACATCAATGCCCCACTTGACCCAGGCGCCTACTGAAGCCCATATGGGTTCAGCGGTAGAGATAAAAACATCCATGAGTTGAGAGCTTCCTCCGTCCATGGGGTATAAAGTTTGATCAGATGCTGATTTAGTATCGCCGCATTGTCCTCCGTCTCGATTGCATGCCCGCACAGCGACGAGTAACCTGTCTAGCAACCGTTTGTTTAGGAGTGCCGGATGAATATTTTGTATTGCGAATATTGGTAAGGGCGAAAGTATGGTGATTGTTGAATTGGCGACAGTCGAATAATATGCTCGAGGATGAGCATAAGTCTGAGTAGGAAGCTCGTCTGGAAGAGCACGGATAAGATCGTAAAGAATATCAAAGGTCCTAGTCATGAATTTGTCGAGACGGCGCCGAAGACTAAGAAGGGAAACTATTACTGGCTCTGAGTTGTCTCTTAACCCACTGCCGAGTCGGGCGTTGCATATCTGTTCCTCTAAGCCAGCACAGTGCGCATCGAGAGCATTAATTCTTGTCCCAACGGCTTCGGCAAAGGCATCCAGCGCTCGACATGATTGATTTCCACTTGGGCCATGGCCACTTGTGAGCACTAAACTGGTCGAAACATTGGCGAGAGAAAGGTCTGGTTGGTGCAAACTGAATGCCCGTGGGGCATTCATAGATTTGCGCAGTACCGAAGACATAAAAATACGAAGGTGGTGAAGAATGGTCGCGGTAGTCGCAAAAGTCGAAAGGAGAGACCGATATGCAGTAATTGTCAAATGAGAGACCCGAGGCAAATTGGACGAATGCTGCATAAAGTGGGTTGGTATGCGACCATGCCAGGCGGGCTGGAAACAGATATATTCCATACCTCCACCTTCCGAAACAGAGTTCCATCGTAATGAAAGGTAAATATTAGGGAACTTCGACCTTGCATTGATATCAATACGTCTCGAACGACGTCTATTTCGTCGATGTAGACCTAGCATCACGAGATGATAAGCCTTATACTGGCAGGACAATATATGTGTACCTCTCTGATAGTAGGGAGCAACGAACCAGCCTCCTTTTCGAGTGCACGTTCAAATGAGGGGCCTTGAAAACCGTAGGATCTTGGTATACTTTGCATACAGAAAACTGAAAAGGAACTTACCAAGTGTAGCTGGATCATTGACGTTAAACTCCTTCTCGGCCCTTCTCGCTGCTTCGTTCACATACCGAGGTCTCCAATATTGATCTGCACACAAAGCTTCATATAAATTATGCGCATCATTTAAAGTGCGTTGTTGAGTAAAATCCGCATACGAAAACGGGTTGGGACGCCCTTCGTCTTCATCTCCTTCATTACTTTCAATCAGTGAAGCTCTGTCTTCAGCAGCAGGCTCTGGACTCGATAGGGACCCTCTGGACTCCAACTCCATGGAGGGATGCGAAGACAGGGTCTTCGTATCCCAATCCTCATCATCCCATGGGGTTTTCCAATGCTCCCCCTCCAGTGGCTCTTCCTCCAGGACTTGTTTCCAAAAGTCTTTCGGTTCTGGTGGAGGTGCATGAACTTCCCTAAGTAAATCGTATGCATAGTCGTGCGTAGTGTTGGTCGGAGGTTGAGACAATTCAATCTTATGATCCAATAAAAGTTGAATGTCAATATAAGGTTGGCTACGTGAAGACCTACCAGGAGCTGAAGCATCTCAGGGAGATTTGTGCGCTGCACGAGAAAATAAATTGCTGGCGTCAATCCATCATGCTCAAAAAACGCGATGTAGGCTACCTTGAACCTTGATTGGGTCGTCTGCAGACCTGTCTTCCGGATCCACATCGACTAGTGCGTTCATACGTCTAAAGCTAGTTGTAATTGCATCCGCAAGGTCATTTTGAAGGTGAATGCGAGCCTTCTCACGATGCCTGTATATATCCGCAAATTTAGATCAATTTAAGTGATATACAGTCCAACTTACCCGGCAATCCTCTTCGTAACACTGGCCATGTCATTGGTGGGCCCTGAAGTGTTCAGTACCGTATCCAGTGCCCCCGCCATATACTCCTGGAATTCATCAGGGTCATCTTCTGGGCCAACTCCAGTTACTTGTTGCACTAGATTCCGTAAAAGCGCGGCAGTGTGCTGAACATGACTTGAACGTAATCGCGCAGTCGTGGTGGTGCGGCTGGAGAGCCTTGACACGGCGCGAACCGACGTTGCCGTACTCATGCGAGATACCGGTCTGTTCCCCGAGGACGACGGGGTCATTATGTATTTCTTCATGTTTACAGGCGTTCGGTCTTAAGCCCGTGGTGGGGAGCACGAAGACGTTGTGAAGCGCCGGTATTACCTAATTCGAGATCGAAGAAGAGTGGCTCGTCAGGTTTGACCTTGGTTTCATTCGACATGTTTGCCGCCCGGCGAGCTCTGGCTTATCCCTCCTTTTCAGCTCGGCTTTTCTCAGTATCTCATACTATATTTGCAACTACTCCGAAAGTTACATACCCCAAGTCCCAACCAATCGCTCCAAAGACTACTGCGAGGGCCGCTACCAGCAAAGCGGGGCAGGGGAACCCAGACATAGTTGAGGCATATCCGACAACTGCCAATGAGGTTGATGTCAAACAATTGACTGAGGGAGAGGAAACCGGTGAACTTCCCGATGTACCGCCAGGCTCTTTGCCAATGGATTGGTATACGAGTTACCATGGACTATCTTCGCAGCCATTCCCTAAAGAGGCTGCGGAAATTCTCATGGCTCCGATAGATCCACTAGACGTTGAGGTTAAACCAGGTAGGCCTGTATATGATTGAGCGCCAAGTATCGTCACTAAACTCGCAATATAGATGGGCTCCTCTATCTGCCCGAAATCAAGTACCGTAGAATATTGAACAGGGCATTTGGCCCTGGAGGCTGGGGGCTTGCTCCTCGGTCTGGAATCAACGTCAGTCCCAAGGTTGTTAGCAGGGAGTATGCGCTTGTGTGTCTTGGGCGGTAGGTTGTTATTCATTTTCGATAAGATGCTGGCATAATTATATAAATTATAGTCTTGTGAGTATTGCTCGAGGAGAACAAGAATACTTTGATCAAGAAGGCATCGCAACTGCTACTGAAGCAGCAAAGAGTAATGCTCTCATGCGATGCTGCAAGGATTTGGGAATCGCAAGTGAACTCTGGTGCGTCCATTCATTTGCTGTGGTTTCAACAAACAAACAGGTGGCTCATCACAGGGATCCTCGGTTTATCCGAGAGTTCAAGGCCAAATACTGCGTCGAGGCCTTTGTCGAGCATATTCCTAGCAAAAAAGTGTACGTTTACACCTCTCACTAAACTATCTGTACTGAGCCAGCTTCGACTCAGGCAAAAGCGTTGGAGGCGCAAGGATGCCAAGTTTGACTACCCCTACAAGGAGTCTACACGTGCATAGATTCCATA is a genomic window containing:
- a CDS encoding BAG domain protein, translated to MQVISAAPWGSYAEYVHGMFQRTTHDSEWNLCQTASRTDPTEAHNDIQEALAELESRVDTFHFPDSLDFQQAPANGQVPQLADTKRNTAVNEHYKKLEELSNRLQRIKTKGDEAVRSSKADAIAQVQEELEELERRKMAVWHNVSLLMGR
- a CDS encoding SPC97/SPC98 domain-containing protein, translated to MKKYIMTPSSSGNRPVSRMSTATSVRAVSRLSSRTTTTARLRSSHVQHTAALLRNLVQQVTGVGPEDDPDEFQEYMAGALDTVLNTSGPTNDMASVTKRIAGHREKARIHLQNDLADAITTSFRRMNALVDVDPEDRSADDPIKRTNLPEMLQLLIELSQPPTNTTHDYAYDLLREVHAPPPEPKDFWKQVLEEEPLEGEHWKTPWDDEDWDTKTLSSHPSMELESRGSLSSPEPAAEDRASLIESNEGDEDEGRPNPFSYADFTQQRTLNDAHNLYEALCADQYWRPRYVNEAARRAEKEFNVNDPATLGPSFERALEKEAGSLLPTIREVYIDEIDVVRDVLISMQGRSSLIFTFHYDGTLFRKVEHSSNLPRVSHLTITAYRSLLSTFATTATILHHLRIFMSSVLRKSMNAPRAFSLHQPDLSLANVSTSLVLTSGHGPSGNQSCRALDAFAEAVGTRINALDAHCAGLEEQICNARLGSGLRDNSEPVIVSLLSLRRRLDKFMTRTFDILYDLIRALPDELPTQTYAHPRAYYSTVANSTITILSPLPIFAIQNIHPALLNKRLLDRLLVAVRACNRDGGQCGDTKSASDQTLYPMDGGSSQLMDVFISTAEPIWASVGAWVKWGIDVGGSALDIGLGSVEQAVRADDLSHDKEFFIKRRETVDVASPDFWTTGYVLRTTTAEDESDDEGALDAQMSHILARKAQGVFYPGMGGSVQKQARTLVPSCLIPVAARILASGKAVGLLRGIGVWGAIDGDYDSEDEDHDHDQDRDEDNDDDWPSFADTLKSSGGVTLRDVSFETGSLEDLGRYNLDDTILPESSFSIRSSSPTDTISVSDKYPLAFNLAAEVLLNDLPHILADRVAPRCQIAAFRLNRVLIEDCELWRHLYAMEDLCFMRRGDIMTHFCDNLFAKIDAQKPWSDYHLLNSLFRDVISATSTSWIDPGRVRLVYRGTKTRSSARSIRAVHGLEVEYEFPFPLPYVFGTSALHLYSQVFVLVLQLRRAKMVLDHILVRDHGTSRPELKVIYVLRGQLTWFVNTYMNYILTNVIHSQVLRFHRELADANSLDEMIVKHKDHIETVQEQCFLHSKDAAIHKTVLSILDMCVHFGDLFTSVVADNTLDISRPIMVKGRHSKRDRSRRQNLVSFVPPSESDNVSTTSTELDETEYDSEDESVREGITERTTILDPTFLGPEDEEPGARVERLSKTLDTLIRTLRKRVELITGEGGPSAGAFGMLDFALEDWDL
- a CDS encoding genome maintenance protein, with translation MFAARRALAYPSFSARLFSVSHTIFATTPKVTYPKSQPIAPKTTARAATSKAGQGNPDIVEAYPTTANEVDVKQLTEGEETGELPDVPPGSLPMDWYTSYHGLSSQPFPKEAAEILMAPIDPLDVEVKPDGLLYLPEIKYRRILNRAFGPGGWGLAPRSGINVSPKVVSREYALVCLGRLVSIARGEQEYFDQEGIATATEAAKSNALMRCCKDLGIASELWDPRFIREFKAKYCVEAFVEHIPSKKVQKRWRRKDAKFDYPYKESTRA